A stretch of DNA from Pongo abelii isolate AG06213 chromosome 10, NHGRI_mPonAbe1-v2.0_pri, whole genome shotgun sequence:
AGAGTAAGAGTTCAATAAATCATcattgaatggatgaataaaatgaggggccgggcgcagtggctcacacctgtaatcccagcactttgggagtccaagtcgggcagatcacgaggtcaggagatcgagaacatcctggccaatgtggtgaaaccccatctctaaaatacaaaaaattagctgggcgtggtggtgcgcgcctgtagtcccagctactcaggaggctgaggcaggggaatctcttgaacccaggaggcagaggttatagtgagccgagattgcgccactacactccagcctgggacagagtgagaatctgcctcaaaaaaaaaaaaataaaaataaataaataaataagagagaaatTATGCCAAAAGATAAGTCCACACACACTCCCTTCTTCAAATGGAAGGTCTTCTACTGCCCACCACATACCCAGAAGTGGTGGCTGTTCTGTCAGTTTCCAGTGGTCTGAAACTGCTTAATGGTGCCTTTTGATAGTggacacagtctcactgtgtcacccaggctggagtgcagtggtgttatcttggctcactgcaacctctgcctcccaggttcaagtgattcttctgtctcagcctcccgagtagctgggattacagatgcacgctaccatgcccagctaaattttgtattttttagtagagatgaggtttcgccatgttggccaggctggtttcgaactcctgacctgaagtgatctgccctcctcgacttcccaaagtactgggattacaggcatgagccaccatgcctggcctcaattttgcttttctgcttcagttcccttctctgcctctcccCACTTGCTCtggtgaatttctttttcttttctttctttctttggccgagtatcactctgtcacccatgctggagtgcagtggtgtgatctcagctcactacaacctcagcctccccggtttaagacattctcctgcctcagcctcctgagtagttgggattacaggcctgtgccaccatactcggctaatttttgtattttttagtagagacagggttttgacatgttggccgggctggtctcaaactcctggcctcaagtgatctgcccacctagacttctcaaagtgctgggattacaggcgtgagccactgtccctggcttAGTTCTGGTGAATTTCAATGTAAATGTAGTCATAAATACTCATAGAGGAATTGGGCTGAAGTGACTTAGTGGTTAAAAGCTCGGGCACTGCCATCAGACAGACCTGGCCAAATCCTGATTTTGCCatttgtgtgatcttggacaaatgacttaacttctctgaatttTTAGTTCCACATCTATGAAATGGGAGCAAAAATATCAATATCACAGAGCTGGTTTGAACATTTAATGAGATGAGATGTGGAAAACTCAGAACAAGGAAGTATGCAGTAAGTGCTCAAGAAATGCAAGCTgttattggttttttgtttggttttgtttttttgtttgggttttgtgtgtgtgtttgtttgagatagcgtctctgtcacccaggctggagtgcagtggcatgatcacagctcactgcagcctccaactcctgggctcaggggatccttccacttcagtctccctagtagcttgaaacagggtctcactctttcacccaggctggagtgcagtgctgtgatcatagctcactgtagcctcaaactcctgggattgagatcctcctgcctcagcctcttgagtagctaggaccataggtgcatgccaccatgccaggcttgttaatgtttattatatttcatGACTACAGTGTCAAAATTAGCTTGTAGAGTGTGGGAGGtcttttatttagaaaagaaagttgtggctgggtgcggtggctcacgcctgtaatcccagcactttgggaggctgaggcgggcggatcacaaggtcaggagattgagaccatcctggctaacacggtgaaaccctgtctctactaaaaatacaaaaaattagctgggcgtggtggcgggcacctgtaggcccagctgctagggaggctgaggcaggagaatggtgtgaacctgggaggtggagctggcagtgagccgagatcgcgccactgcactccagcctgggcggcagagcaagactccatctcaaaaaaaaaaaaaaaaaaaaaaagtcgttgTAGAAAAATGGTTTAATACAGTTGAAAATGGAGGCAGAATCATGAGACGGGGGCAAGGTCTGGCTCAAACTAAAGCCTACCACTTCAGGCAGGGAAGGGCAGTGGTTCAGCATGTGTTTTCTGTTGTTAGACTTGCCAGGTTCAAATTCCCTCTCTGCTGCTTACTAGATGATAGCATTGGAAAAGTGACCTCTCCTACTGAGCCTCAGCTTAGGAAAATAAGATTTGCTAATAGTGCCAATACCTCATAGGGCTGTCAAGAGGATTTATGGACACACAGTCCTGGTACAGAGTAAATAATCAGTAGATGGTGATTGTTAATCACTACTCAGGTCTCAAGGTGCTTGCTTGCTTCCTGGAAGTGTCTTTCTAATTCAACTTAGCTTCCAAGGCTGGAAGAAATGATACTCACAAAAGACTAGGCAgagtagccaggcatggcggctcatgcatgtaatcccaacactttgcgaggccgagccaggcagatcacttgagctgaggagtttgagaccagccagggcaacagagcgaaactctgtctctacaaaaaatacgaaaattagccaggcatggtggtgcatgcctatggtcccagctactcgggaggatgaggcgggaggattgcttgagcccaggaggcggaagttgcagtgagccacggtcacatcactgcactccagcctgggccaaagagcaagactccacctagaaaaaataaataaataaaaataaaagagtaggCAGAGACCTAGTTTATAGACAGAGAATAAAACAATATCCAAACATGAGGTCTTTCAACAAGGTGCTTTATTGGAGGGTACAGTGTGAGATGAGGCAGATAGAGGTGATGCTTTTGAGAGGTGATATTCAACTCTGACAATACTTcttgttgtccaggttcttgTGTGCCTTGTTATATGGAGCTTTTGAAAAGCAGATGGCAGCGTTGCGGTCGCAGTTGCAAATGAAGGCCTCACACTCTTTGTTTTTGCCTTGAGAGGGATGAAAGGAGAGGAGTGAGCCAAGGTGGACCCTGTTTTGTACAATCTGGGGCAAGAAGAATTAACTGGAATAATCTGGCAGCCATTCCACTGATGCACATTTAGGGCTGACAGATTAAGTGAATACAAATACatcaggatgcccagttaaatttgactttcagataaacaatgaatgcaatatttgggacatatacCCCCCAAAAAATTATCCATTGCTTATCTGAAAGTCATATTTATCTGGGCatcctgtgtttttttgttttgttttgtttttaagacagagtttcccttttgtcgtctaggctggaatgcagtggtgcgatctcagctcactgcaacttccgcctcctgggttcaggtgacactcctgcctcagactcctgagtagctgggactacaggtgctcgccaccgtgcccaggtaatttttgtatttttagtagagagagggtttcatcatgttagccaggctggtctcaaactccggacctcaagtgatccacctgccttggcctcccaaagtgctgggatacaggcgtgagccaccatgcccagcctagtttcTCTACTTTAaagcatgtattttaaaaattatggaacGTCCttaaatggaatactatatagacATTTAGAAAAATTAGGTACGCCTGCACATGGAAATTTTCCCAAATAAAAAAAGCTAGTGTATGCCCCAAAAATCTGGAGGAATATGTAACTGGTTATCTTTGGGTTATAGAtgccttccactttccataacagaTATTTATGTAGAGTTTGAAGCTGCATTACTTTTGGCTTGTTTATTTTGTAACCAAAATAAACAATAAGATTACAGTCAAAATGCATTTAAACTTTATTACATATAATGTATCTCTGCTTACCTTCAGGAATCTTATTAGTTTTGTTTCTCTCcgatcctttattttatttatttattcttttgagatagagtctcgctgtgtcacccaggctggagtgcagtggtgggatctcggctcactgcaacctctgcctcccaggttcaagcaattctcttgcctcagcctcccaagtagctgggactacaagcatgcatcactacacccaactaatttttgtatttttagtagagatagggtttcaccatattgaccaggctggtctcgaacttctcacctcaagtgatccacccaccttgggcttccaaagtactgtgattacaagcttgagtcactgtgcccaactgagttatttttaattaatatgagCAAACATCCTTTAATGCAGGTTTCTTGTTCTAGttggaaacattaaaaagaaactctgtgtgtgtgtgtgtgtgtgtgtgtgtgtgtgtgtgtgtgtgtatttccctGGGGAGAGGGTTCATAGCTTTCATCAGATTTGTAAATTTGGCCTTCTAAAGTGGAGCAGGAGGATGTATAAGCAAATTAAGCCATGTTATTCAGTGATTAAAATAGTAACAGTGgaaaaaacagtaacaataaaGGTTTGAGGCAATATGAAAAAGTCATGACAAGGTGATAAGTGAAAAGGCAGAATGCAAGATTGTATTTATTCTGCAAAGTTgtcaagattgttttaaaaaaagaaaaagaaagtttatatCTAGGCTATGCATTCATcaattatttactgagcacctactatatgtcaggcactgctcTAGATCTGGGGATATAGCAATAAAGAAAATAGTCAGTAAtcggccaggcatagtggctcatgcctataattccagcactttgggagaccgaggcaggcagatcacttgaggtcaggagtttgagaccagcctgggcaacatggtagaaccccatctctgctaaaaatacaaaaaattagccgcacatggtggtgcacgcttgtagttccagctactcaggaggcttaggcaggagaattgcttgaacccaggaggcagaggttgcagtgagctaagcggaggttgaggtgatggagtgagactctgtctcaaaaaagaaaggaagaaaataggcAGTAATCCCTGTTCTGTGGATCTTACATTCTATTGGAAAGATAGAATGTAAAGAAataagtggctgggcatggtggctcacgcctgtaatcccagcactttgggatgccaaggtaggaggattgcttgaagccaggagttcaagacaagcctggccaacatagtgagacccagtctctataaaaaaatttttttaattagccaggcatggtggtgcacgcttgtagtcccagctacttgggaggccgaggtcagcagatcccttgagctcaggaggttgaggctgcagtgagctatggtcgcaccactgtgctcatgcctgggtgacagagtaagaccctgtctctaaacaacaaaaaaaacccaaaccatcaccacttacaagctgtgtgatcttgggcaaatagctcagccttctgagcctcagttttcttatctgttaagTGAGGATAATTGTACCTATCCCATagtgttgttgtgaggattaaaggagacaCTGCTCAGAACCAAGAAAATTATAACTAAATCATGGCTGTTGTTACTATTATTTCCCCCCGGCCTACTGAGAACCTACTAGAATTCATAGGTCAAGGAAGGTGTAAACCTACTGCTACAGGTGATCGCCGAGCCAGAGCACGAGTATGAGTAGGTGTTGGTGTACGGGTTGTCCAGCAGAAATTTACAGCTGTCCAGCTTCTTGGCCTGGTCGTAGCAGTTGTCATGTGTCTGGCAGCACCTGGAAAGTGGGAAGGACAGCTGACATAGGAGTAAGGGCAGAGCAATAGGTCAGCCCTCACCTGCCCACTCTCAGGAAGAGGTGGGGATGAATTTGCCAAGATGCTTCAGGAGAAATGATCCTATGGCTTCAAAAAATATAAGTCCTTTTATCGTATATTTAttggaagcattttttttttttttttttttttttttttttgagacagagttgctctgttgcccaggctggactgcagtggcacgaccttggctcactgaaacctccaactcagtctcccaagtagctggggttacaggagctCGCcgccacgtccggctaatttttgtattttttagtagagacagggtttcaccatgttggccaggctggtcttgaactcctgacctcaagtgatccacccgcctcggcctcccaaagtgctgggattacaggcatgagccactgcgcctggcctgaaagcGATTTTTAACATGGTTGCAAGAATACAGTAAAATCCTGTATTCATAAGGTGCAGTGACACTTAACCACTGCTAGAAAATGACACGTGGATAGTTGCTGTGATGTTTATTGTTGCCACATTCTGCCACTGGAGGGTAGCATTGCCCACTGTTTTGTACGTCGGTCATTGTTTCCATCTCTAATGGGGAGCGTTCGCTACAGGGTCCTCTTGGaacatatttctttatttgacAAGAGGTGAAAATATGTTATCCTTAACAGATATGCAAGTCCCCTTTGTATGCCTCTTGAGATCCTTGGCGTGtgccccaccccgcccccggCAGGCACTCCAATTTTCCTCCAGGCGGATCACTTACTTGTCCAATTCATCCACGGGGGTGCCTGAGCCCCCCAAGCCACAGTAGCAGCCGTAGTTGTTGTATTCCAAGAAGGGGTCACTCCCCGGGATCACGCACTTGATCAATTTGCGGAACTGCCACACGGCCCGAGGGCTGATGCCGCTGTCGGCGGCGGCCACTGCAAGAAAACATAGCCAGAGTTCAAATCGGTCTGCCAGCACCCCGGGGACACAGTGCCTTCCTGCTCCCTCGGGCCCCACGCTGCTCCCTGACGCCTGCCAGCTGCCTCCTCTGAAGACCGTTGGACCCAGGAACCTGGTAAAGTGAAAGTgggtagaggtttttttttttaatgaaaactttatatatataaagtttatatatatgtgtgtgtgtatatatatatatatatattttcttcttcttcttctttttggatctcactctgttgcctcggctggagtgcagtggtgcaatcatggctcactgcaactcagcctcctaagtagctgggactacagccatgggCCACCATACCCTAgtaattttttgtgttgtttgtagatacggggttttgccatattgcccaggctggtctctgggcTCCTGGGCTCGAGGGACCCTACCGCctcagctaggattacaggcttgtgccacccaGCTAGgcctgatagttttttttttttgagacggagtcttgctctgtcgcccagtctggagtgcagtgataggatctcggctcactgcaaactccgcctcctgggttcacgccattctcctgcctcagcctccctaggccAGATAGTTTTAAGCTATCTGCATTGTTTAtccagtgaatatttattgagcacttactacatgccaggctcTGTCCTAGGAGCTagagatatagcagtgaacagatattataataataataataatctctaacctcatggagcttacaacctagtgggagagaaaaacaataaataataaatgtgataaggccaggcgtggtggctcatgcctgtaatcccagcactttgggaggccgaggcaggtggatcatgaggtcaggagattgagactatcctggctaacacgatgaaaccccgtctttattaaaaatacaaaaaaattagccgggcgtggtggtgggcgcctttagtcccagctactgaggaggctgaggcaggagaatggcgtgaacccggcaggtggagcttgcagcgagccgagatcacgccactgtactccagccttggcgacaaagcaagactcttgtctcaaaaaaaaaaataataataataataataaatgtgatAAGTAAGGAAACTGGATTCTGCGTTAGAAAGGGGAAAAATAGAGCAGGATGAGGAGAATCTAAAAGGGAGgtcacccagcctggccaacatggtgaaaacctgtctttaccaaaaaaatacaaaaaaattagctgggcatggtggtgtgtgccagctacttgagagctagaagtcccagctacttgagaggctgaggcaagagaattatttgaacccaggagacggaggttgtagtgatctgagatcacgccaccgcactccagcctgggtgagagtgaacccttgtctcaaaaataaaataaagtaaaataaaaataaaataaaataaatgggagaTTGGCCTAACTACTTAGttgactaaggtgggaggatcacttgagcccacgagttggaagctgcggtgagctatgattgtgccactgaactccagcctgggtgatagagcaagaccctgtctggaaaaaagaaaataaaggcaagCTTTCTTAGCTCAGGCAATCTGAGTTCAGACTTGCAGGTTGAAAAGGTGCCAGCCTTGAGGGAACCCCAGTAGAGGAGCCCTTAAGCTCCACTGGGAACCTCGAATTGAGACTGCGGGGCTGGCCAGCCCTGTCTGCTGTGGCCTGTGGCCCCCATTCCAGAGGAGTGAGATCTTAGCTCACTTGGGAGAGAAAGGCGGGTGGAGCCGGGGAGACTTGCCTACCTGTGAGCAGCACAGCTAGCACAAGGAGTTTCATCTTGCAGTCAAGGAGGTGAGAAAATAACTGAGATGACCAGTCTCAGGTATAGTCTTATAGTCAGTCTCCACACACTCCCGCCCAGATAAGGCTAGAGTGTTTGCTCTGCTCTTGGCTGAGTCTGGGGCTGGCCTTGAATCTGTCTGTTGCAGGAATGACCCTGACGACTTGCCAGCATGGGATCACTGGAAAATATGTTATGCATTTGTCCTTAGCAACTGTTAACCAAAGGGATGGTTTCTAGAGTTTTCAGATCTTACAATCGTGACCCTCATACCCACCACTTTGTACTCAGCCCCGCTTCATGGGCTGGTTGGGGAAAGCAGAGCCGTCAGTTCAGTCGGATGCTGGGATAAGAGAGACAAGAAGGaagtgcagcctgggcaacatagagagacctcatctctaaaaaaaaaaaaaaaatgttaaccaggtgtggtggtggattgCACCTTtgatcccagcaactcaggaggctgagatgggaggatctcgtGAGccagggagatcaaggctgcaatgaaccatgacTGACCCTCtgcggcagagcgagaccctatttcaaaaaaaaaaaaaagaaaagaaaaaagattgctgcctgcAGCCTCCATGTCTTATCAAGTGCCTGAATCTGTGCACTGGGTCTGGTTGAATAGTCCCATCAGTCATGCACCTTGCAGATGAAGAGACAGGTTCAGAGAGTTGTGgtaattgcccaaggtcacacagttggcAAATGACAAAATAGGGCTCCAGTTTAGATCTGTCTGATTCCAAGgcagaggttttatttttttccaccacTCCCCTCTGCAGTGTGGGTTTGTGAGAAAAACCTGGGCTTTGGATTCCAAAGGCCTGAGTCTGAATTATAGAATACTAAAGGGCATTAGAACTGTCAtatcagaggccaggcacggtggctcatgcctgtaatcccag
This window harbors:
- the PLA2G1B gene encoding phospholipase A2, encoding MKLLVLAVLLTVAAADSGISPRAVWQFRKLIKCVIPGSDPFLEYNNYGCYCGLGGSGTPVDELDKCCQTHDNCYDQAKKLDSCKFLLDNPYTNTYSYSCSGSAITCSSKNKECEAFICNCDRNAAICFSKAPYNKAHKNLDNKKYCQS